Proteins encoded within one genomic window of Paenarthrobacter sp. JL.01a:
- a CDS encoding DUF2469 domain-containing protein: MSAEDLENYETDMELQLYREYRDVVGLFSYVVETERRFYLANHVDLQARSADGEVYFDLTLQDAWVWDVYRSARFVKNVRVITFKDVNVEELPRSEDLALPKDGGLGDLGDLGN; the protein is encoded by the coding sequence ATGAGTGCCGAGGACCTTGAAAACTATGAAACCGACATGGAGCTGCAGCTCTACCGTGAGTACCGGGACGTAGTCGGTCTTTTCAGCTACGTTGTCGAGACGGAGCGACGGTTCTATCTGGCCAACCACGTCGATCTCCAAGCCCGCAGCGCAGACGGTGAGGTTTACTTCGACCTGACTTTGCAGGACGCGTGGGTCTGGGATGTTTACCGCTCCGCGCGCTTCGTCAAGAACGTCCGAGTGATCACCTTCAAGGACGTCAACGTCGAAGAACTGCCCCGCAGCGAAGACCTTGCGTTGCCCAAGGACGGCGGCCTGGGAGACCTTGGAGATCTCGGCAACTAG
- a CDS encoding ribonuclease HII, translated as MATTATGPKAKAKTPPKAKTQPKAKAKAKSPLGFPTLDVERSFHSEGVRLLAGVDEVGRGALAGPVSVGITVVDLAEHGLLADVRDSKLLKPEDRDRLEPLVREWALASAVGHASSQEIDEIGIIAALRLAGTRAWCEILDGGITPDLVLLDGSHNWLSPDVQASLFDPAPTGALCEAPVHTRVKADMSCLSVAAASVLAKVARDRIMVDLHSELPAYGWNVNKGYATAAHRDVIRLQGPSAYHRTSWHLTGAVEE; from the coding sequence ATGGCAACCACAGCAACAGGTCCCAAGGCCAAAGCCAAGACCCCGCCCAAAGCCAAGACCCAGCCCAAGGCAAAAGCGAAGGCGAAGAGCCCGCTGGGTTTTCCCACGTTGGACGTGGAGAGATCGTTCCACTCCGAAGGTGTGCGACTGCTTGCGGGTGTGGACGAGGTAGGACGCGGCGCTTTGGCCGGTCCCGTCAGCGTGGGAATCACGGTGGTCGACCTCGCCGAGCATGGCCTCCTGGCCGATGTTCGCGACAGCAAGCTGCTCAAGCCCGAAGACCGTGACCGCTTGGAACCCCTGGTCCGTGAATGGGCCCTGGCCTCAGCAGTGGGGCACGCCTCCTCACAGGAGATTGACGAGATCGGCATCATTGCCGCCCTGCGCCTGGCCGGGACCCGTGCGTGGTGTGAAATTCTCGACGGCGGCATCACGCCTGACCTGGTGCTGTTGGACGGCAGCCACAACTGGCTTTCACCGGACGTCCAGGCGTCGCTCTTTGACCCGGCACCGACCGGTGCACTGTGCGAAGCTCCTGTCCACACGAGGGTCAAAGCCGACATGAGTTGCCTCAGCGTGGCGGCGGCCAGTGTTTTGGCCAAGGTGGCCCGCGACCGCATCATGGTGGACCTCCACTCCGAGCTGCCCGCGTACGGCTGGAATGTGAACAAGGGGTATGCCACCGCCGCCCACCGTGACGTTATCCGCCTTCAGGGTCCCAGTGCTTACCACCGCACCAGCTGGCACTTGACCGGCGCCGTGGAGGAATAA
- the lepB gene encoding signal peptidase I, whose protein sequence is MPDKAPGTPERYDDDARLSDETAPSDGAETRAEAEKPARNPVLVWVKEIVTVVAIALVLSFLLKTFLFKAFFIPSESMESTLDVQDRIFINLLVPGPFDLSRGDVVVFKDTQAWLPPVVQKPAGPMDWVGDTLEFVGLAPDASEQHLVKRIIGLPGDHVSCCDAQGRVSVNGVALDESYINPAETPSPQTFDVVVPEGKVWVMGDNRNHSADSRAHQETNGGFVNIEDVEGKATVIAWPINRWTVLDNYPDVFRNVPQATPAK, encoded by the coding sequence ATGCCGGACAAAGCTCCCGGGACCCCAGAGCGGTACGACGACGACGCGCGGCTCTCGGACGAAACGGCACCTTCAGATGGTGCGGAGACCCGGGCAGAGGCGGAAAAACCGGCCAGGAATCCTGTCCTTGTGTGGGTCAAGGAGATCGTCACTGTCGTGGCGATTGCGCTGGTGCTGTCCTTCCTGCTGAAGACGTTCCTCTTCAAGGCGTTCTTTATCCCATCGGAGTCCATGGAAAGCACCCTGGATGTCCAGGACCGGATCTTCATCAACCTGCTGGTTCCCGGGCCATTCGACCTCTCGCGCGGCGACGTGGTGGTCTTCAAGGACACCCAAGCGTGGCTGCCGCCTGTTGTGCAGAAGCCCGCAGGCCCCATGGACTGGGTGGGAGACACCCTTGAATTCGTGGGCCTGGCTCCGGACGCCAGCGAGCAGCACCTGGTCAAGCGGATCATCGGGCTTCCCGGCGATCATGTCAGTTGCTGTGATGCCCAGGGACGCGTCAGTGTCAACGGGGTGGCGCTCGATGAAAGCTACATCAATCCGGCTGAAACCCCCTCTCCGCAGACCTTCGACGTCGTTGTTCCCGAAGGTAAAGTGTGGGTTATGGGAGATAACCGCAACCACTCTGCGGACTCCCGGGCCCACCAGGAAACCAACGGCGGATTCGTGAATATTGAAGATGTTGAGGGCAAGGCCACCGTTATTGCCTGGCCAATCAACCGGTGGACTGTCCTGGACAACTATCCGGACGTTTTCCGTAACGTCCCCCAAGCAACCCCGGCAAAGTAG
- the lepB gene encoding signal peptidase I, with product MDTTERQPRKQGWRFVLLALVLAIAISGLVRSLWVDVYYIPSESMEPLLMTGDRILVSRTDFSAEPIRRGDVVVFDGRGSFAPLSSGKGPFVDAVNAAGQWFGLTGSDTTYVKRVIGVPGDHVQCCDATGHLTVNGQVLEEPYLYPGDEPSTQKFDVVVPRDRLWLMGDHRSRSADSRGLLGAPGGGMVPMERVIGRPVQIIWPLDRFTGMPRSMQAETSSKDGQ from the coding sequence ATGGACACAACAGAACGCCAGCCCCGGAAACAGGGCTGGCGTTTTGTTTTGCTGGCGCTGGTCCTTGCGATCGCCATCAGTGGCCTGGTCCGTTCACTCTGGGTGGACGTCTACTACATTCCTTCCGAATCCATGGAGCCTCTCCTGATGACGGGCGACCGGATCCTGGTCTCGCGCACCGACTTCAGCGCCGAGCCTATCCGCCGGGGCGACGTCGTGGTCTTTGATGGACGAGGCTCCTTCGCGCCGCTCAGCAGTGGCAAGGGGCCTTTCGTGGATGCGGTCAACGCCGCGGGGCAGTGGTTCGGGCTGACGGGCAGCGACACCACATACGTAAAAAGGGTTATTGGCGTCCCCGGTGACCATGTTCAGTGTTGCGATGCCACCGGGCATCTCACAGTGAACGGTCAGGTACTTGAGGAACCCTATCTTTACCCGGGCGATGAACCCAGCACGCAGAAGTTCGACGTCGTGGTGCCCCGGGACCGTCTCTGGTTGATGGGTGACCATCGATCACGCTCTGCCGACTCCCGTGGGCTGCTGGGCGCGCCGGGCGGCGGCATGGTTCCCATGGAACGGGTTATCGGACGGCCGGTCCAGATCATCTGGCCACTTGATAGATTTACAGGGATGCCTCGCTCCATGCAGGCCGAAACATCATCGAAGGACGGACAGTAG
- the rplS gene encoding 50S ribosomal protein L19, with protein MHILDSVDAASLRSDVPEFRAGDTLKVHVNIIEGKNSRVQVFQGFVLGRQGDGVRETFTVRKVSFGVGVERTFPVHSPIIEKIEVVTKGDVRRAKLYYMRALRGKAAKIKEKRDFAK; from the coding sequence ATGCATATCCTCGATAGCGTAGATGCAGCTTCGCTGCGTAGCGATGTTCCTGAGTTCCGCGCGGGTGACACCCTCAAGGTTCACGTCAACATCATCGAAGGCAAGAACTCCCGTGTCCAGGTATTCCAGGGCTTCGTCCTGGGCCGCCAGGGTGACGGCGTTCGCGAAACCTTCACCGTGCGCAAGGTTTCCTTCGGTGTCGGCGTAGAGCGTACCTTCCCGGTACACTCCCCGATCATCGAAAAGATCGAGGTCGTCACCAAGGGTGACGTCCGCCGCGCGAAGCTTTACTACATGCGCGCACTGCGCGGTAAGGCTGCGAAGATCAAGGAAAAGCGCGACTTCGCCAAGTAA
- the trmD gene encoding tRNA (guanosine(37)-N1)-methyltransferase TrmD, with amino-acid sequence MRIDVVSIFPEYLAPLELSLIGKARQDGLLELNVHDLRTFTTDRHRTVDDTPYGGGAGMVMKPEPWAQALESLIPGEAGTKPVLIVPSPAGERFNQALAYELAEEEQLVFACGRYEGIDERVIDWARAHFTVRPVSLGDYVLNGGEVAVLAMVEAIGRLLPGVVGNPESLVEESHSDGLLEYPVYTKPSSWRDHEVPEVLLSGNHGKIAQWRRHEQFRRTAERRPDLLAEFDAGSLSRADRNALAELGYEVADGRLRATPGGDAAN; translated from the coding sequence ATGAGGATCGATGTCGTCAGCATTTTCCCTGAGTACCTTGCCCCGCTGGAGCTCTCGCTCATAGGCAAGGCCCGGCAGGATGGATTGCTCGAGCTTAACGTCCACGATCTCCGTACCTTCACCACGGACAGGCACCGGACGGTCGACGACACCCCGTATGGCGGCGGTGCCGGCATGGTCATGAAGCCCGAACCGTGGGCGCAGGCGCTTGAGTCCTTGATCCCTGGGGAGGCGGGCACCAAGCCGGTGCTCATCGTTCCGTCGCCGGCGGGGGAGCGCTTCAACCAGGCGTTGGCCTATGAGCTCGCCGAGGAAGAGCAGCTGGTCTTCGCTTGTGGTCGCTACGAAGGCATTGACGAACGCGTCATCGACTGGGCCCGCGCCCACTTCACGGTGCGTCCGGTCAGCCTTGGCGATTACGTGCTCAACGGAGGCGAAGTTGCCGTCCTCGCCATGGTGGAAGCGATCGGCCGCCTCCTTCCCGGGGTGGTCGGCAACCCCGAATCGTTGGTCGAGGAATCCCACTCCGACGGTCTCCTGGAGTACCCCGTTTACACCAAACCGTCGTCCTGGCGTGACCATGAGGTGCCGGAGGTCCTGCTCAGCGGCAACCACGGCAAGATCGCGCAGTGGCGCCGCCATGAGCAGTTCCGCCGGACGGCCGAACGCCGGCCTGACCTCCTGGCGGAATTCGACGCCGGTTCGTTGAGTCGCGCGGACCGCAACGCCCTTGCGGAGCTTGGCTACGAGGTAGCGGACGGACGCCTGCGGGCCACGCCCGGCGGCGACGCCGCCAACTGA
- the rimM gene encoding ribosome maturation factor RimM (Essential for efficient processing of 16S rRNA), which produces MQLQVARIGKPHGIRGEVTVQVLTDAPAERFVAGTEFVVEPASAGPLTVRSARWNKDILLLGFEEIADRNAAEAIRGAKLFIETEELDDDDEEGWYEHELVGLQARVGAQVVGKVAALNTMPAQDLLVIESEDGKEILVPFVDEIVPEVNIEDGYILITPPAGLFELNDEGSADSNGEPAE; this is translated from the coding sequence ATGCAGCTCCAGGTGGCCCGGATCGGCAAACCCCATGGCATTCGTGGCGAGGTGACGGTGCAGGTACTCACCGACGCGCCCGCAGAGCGTTTTGTCGCGGGGACCGAGTTCGTCGTGGAGCCGGCCTCAGCCGGCCCGTTGACTGTCCGCAGCGCCAGGTGGAACAAGGACATCCTGCTGCTTGGCTTCGAGGAGATCGCGGACCGCAATGCCGCTGAAGCCATCCGTGGGGCAAAGCTGTTCATTGAAACGGAAGAACTCGACGACGACGACGAGGAAGGCTGGTACGAGCACGAACTCGTTGGCCTTCAGGCGCGTGTGGGTGCCCAGGTCGTTGGCAAGGTTGCCGCACTGAACACCATGCCCGCCCAGGACCTGCTGGTCATTGAATCCGAAGACGGCAAGGAGATCCTGGTTCCCTTCGTTGACGAAATCGTCCCGGAGGTCAACATCGAGGACGGCTACATCCTCATCACGCCGCCTGCGGGCCTGTTCGAGCTCAACGACGAAGGCAGCGCAGACTCCAACGGGGAGCCTGCTGAATGA
- a CDS encoding RNA-binding protein produces the protein MLAEALEHLVRGIVDSPEDVKVSARNNRRGESLEVRVHQEDLGRVIGRQGRTARALRTVVAALAGGEQVRVDVVDTDRRR, from the coding sequence TTGCTGGCAGAAGCGCTCGAGCACTTGGTCCGTGGGATCGTTGACAGCCCTGAGGATGTCAAGGTCAGTGCCAGGAACAACCGTCGCGGGGAATCCCTCGAGGTGCGCGTTCACCAGGAGGACCTCGGACGGGTGATCGGCCGTCAAGGACGTACTGCACGTGCACTGCGCACTGTGGTTGCTGCCTTGGCTGGTGGCGAGCAGGTCCGGGTCGACGTCGTCGATACCGACCGCCGCCGGTAA
- the rpsP gene encoding 30S ribosomal protein S16, with amino-acid sequence MAVKIRLKRFGKMRAPYYRIVVMDARAKRDGRAIEEIGKYHPTEEPSYIEVASERAQYWLSVGAQPTEQVAAILKITGDWQKFKGLPGQEGTLKTKAPKEAFVAPEKGSVIIPEAITKKAKKDDAAEAPAEAEAETTEAE; translated from the coding sequence GTGGCCGTAAAGATTCGCCTTAAGCGCTTCGGTAAGATGCGCGCACCGTACTACCGCATTGTCGTCATGGATGCCCGCGCCAAGCGCGATGGCCGTGCCATTGAAGAAATCGGCAAGTACCACCCCACCGAAGAGCCGTCGTACATCGAGGTCGCTTCCGAGCGCGCCCAGTACTGGCTCTCCGTTGGTGCCCAGCCGACCGAGCAGGTTGCCGCGATCCTCAAGATCACCGGTGACTGGCAGAAGTTCAAGGGCCTCCCGGGCCAGGAAGGCACCCTGAAGACCAAAGCTCCGAAGGAAGCTTTCGTAGCTCCGGAGAAGGGTTCCGTCATCATCCCGGAAGCCATCACCAAGAAGGCCAAGAAGGACGACGCTGCTGAGGCTCCGGCCGAGGCTGAAGCAGAGACCACCGAGGCTGAGTAA
- a CDS encoding VOC family protein yields MSASSIQDLLPADLAMGTVMLKVGDMKVMSDYYQRALGLEVVAEQDGGLYLGRVGKPVVHLAPAAGLQLPGRGEAGLFHTAILFQDQPSLAATIATTAGYEPRAFVGSADHLVSEAFYFTDPEGNGIELYYDKPRESWQWDGKNVVMDNVALPPQRFLQQHLSEAAVTGQHEAAAGVGHVHLQVGDVATAHNFYVETLGFEKTAGWHGQALFVSAGGYHHHMAMNVWNSRGAGPRKDTLGLGEVLIEVPTGDDVGALADRLRVAGVQNHHTGAELQFEDPWRNKLRVAVRRPAPEAGPARPAGLH; encoded by the coding sequence ATGTCCGCTTCATCCATACAGGATCTTCTGCCTGCCGACCTCGCCATGGGCACCGTCATGCTTAAGGTCGGCGATATGAAAGTCATGAGTGACTACTACCAGCGCGCCTTGGGGCTGGAGGTTGTTGCCGAGCAGGACGGTGGCCTCTACCTGGGGCGCGTCGGCAAGCCTGTGGTCCACCTGGCACCGGCTGCCGGTCTCCAGCTTCCAGGGCGTGGTGAGGCCGGGCTGTTCCACACCGCTATCCTCTTCCAGGACCAGCCCTCATTGGCGGCCACCATCGCAACCACCGCCGGATATGAACCCCGTGCCTTTGTGGGAAGCGCGGACCACCTGGTCAGTGAAGCGTTCTACTTCACCGACCCCGAAGGCAACGGCATTGAGCTCTACTACGACAAGCCACGCGAAAGCTGGCAGTGGGACGGCAAAAATGTGGTCATGGACAATGTGGCCCTCCCGCCGCAGCGTTTCCTCCAGCAGCACCTGAGCGAAGCCGCGGTCACGGGCCAGCACGAAGCGGCGGCCGGCGTCGGCCACGTCCACCTTCAGGTGGGCGACGTCGCCACGGCCCACAACTTCTACGTCGAAACCCTGGGCTTCGAGAAGACCGCGGGTTGGCACGGCCAGGCGCTGTTCGTCTCCGCCGGTGGGTACCACCACCACATGGCCATGAATGTGTGGAACAGCCGCGGCGCCGGCCCCCGGAAGGACACCCTGGGGCTCGGGGAGGTGCTCATTGAGGTGCCCACCGGTGATGACGTCGGCGCACTGGCGGACCGCCTGCGGGTGGCCGGCGTGCAGAACCACCACACGGGCGCCGAACTGCAGTTCGAAGACCCGTGGAGGAACAAGCTGCGCGTTGCCGTGCGCCGGCCCGCGCCCGAGGCAGGACCCGCCAGGCCCGCCGGGCTGCACTAG
- a CDS encoding amidohydrolase family protein yields the protein MSNIIEFTGPVLVAANQERRGMWSVGGALTFERPTTEPDSVLDGWVLPGFVDAHCHIGLGPGGAVDEATTHAQAQADLAAGTLLIRDCGSPSDTRWVQQRTDLPRLIRSGRHIARSRRYLRGLGHEIEPEQLVETVRKEARDGDGWVKLVGDWIDRGIGDLAASFPAKTVKDAISAAHDEGARVTAHCFAENTIDDMLDAGIDCIEHATGLLPRHIPRLVEQSVPIVPTLINIATFPEIAAQAAPKFPGYADHMTRLWERRRERVVEAYEAGVAIRAGTDAGSVIRHGRIADEMKELHDAGLPPAAVLDAATWGARKWLGAEAISEGASADVVICHEDPRRNVSTVSALKHVVLRGQLIR from the coding sequence ATGTCCAACATCATCGAATTCACCGGACCAGTGCTCGTTGCCGCGAATCAGGAACGACGCGGAATGTGGTCCGTCGGAGGCGCACTGACGTTCGAACGCCCGACGACTGAACCGGACAGCGTACTTGACGGCTGGGTCCTGCCGGGATTCGTTGATGCCCATTGCCACATCGGGCTGGGCCCCGGTGGTGCGGTTGATGAGGCCACTACCCACGCACAAGCCCAGGCTGACCTGGCCGCCGGGACGTTGCTCATTCGCGACTGTGGATCGCCCAGCGATACACGATGGGTGCAGCAGCGCACGGACCTGCCCCGCCTGATCAGATCCGGCCGCCATATCGCCCGAAGCCGCAGGTACCTGCGCGGATTGGGTCACGAGATCGAGCCGGAGCAGTTGGTCGAGACCGTACGGAAGGAAGCCCGCGACGGCGACGGCTGGGTGAAACTGGTGGGGGACTGGATTGACCGGGGCATTGGTGACCTGGCTGCCTCCTTTCCAGCGAAGACGGTCAAGGATGCCATTTCCGCCGCCCACGACGAGGGCGCCCGGGTCACGGCACATTGCTTTGCCGAAAACACCATCGACGACATGCTCGATGCCGGTATCGACTGCATCGAACACGCAACGGGTCTGTTGCCACGCCACATTCCACGGCTCGTGGAGCAGTCCGTCCCGATCGTTCCCACGTTGATCAACATCGCCACCTTCCCGGAGATCGCTGCCCAGGCCGCGCCCAAATTTCCTGGTTACGCGGACCACATGACGCGCCTCTGGGAACGCCGGCGTGAACGTGTGGTGGAGGCGTACGAGGCCGGAGTTGCCATCCGTGCCGGTACGGACGCCGGCAGCGTCATCAGGCATGGTCGGATTGCAGATGAGATGAAGGAACTGCACGACGCCGGCCTGCCGCCTGCAGCGGTCCTCGACGCCGCCACGTGGGGCGCCCGCAAGTGGCTGGGAGCCGAGGCCATCAGCGAAGGGGCGAGTGCCGACGTCGTGATCTGCCACGAGGATCCGCGCCGGAATGTCAGTACAGTCTCGGCACTCAAGCACGTCGTCCTGCGGGGGCAGCTGATCCGCTAG
- the thiC gene encoding phosphomethylpyrimidine synthase ThiC, which produces MSTTKTQHSPAQNSPAEDTVVTQSLKSHSLAYVEDPASGIRVPVTEISLEPSPNGQANAPLQVYRTAGPGSDPVVGLEPFRSAWIEARGDTAPYTGRERNLLDDGKAALRRGAASAEWKGAQPVPRRAIEGKTVTQMYYARNGVVTPEMQFVALRENCDVELVRSEVAAGRAIIPNNINHPESEPMIIGKAFLVKINANIGNSAVTSSIAEEVDKLQWATQWGADTVMDLSTGDDIHTTREWLIRNSPVPIGTVPIYQALEKVNGEANKLTWEIFRDTVIEQCEQGVDYMTIHAGVLLRYVPLTANRVTGIVSRGGSIMAGWCLAHHQENFLYTHFDELCEIFAQYDVAFSLGDGLRPGATADANDAAQFAELDTLAELTQRAWEYDVQVMVEGPGHIPFHLVRENVERQQELCKGAPFYTLGPLVTDVAPGYDHITSAIGATEIARYGTAMLCYVTPKEHLGLPNKDDVKTGVITYKIAAHAADLAKGHPGAHERDDALSKARFEFRWRDQFALSLDPVTAESFHDETLPAEPAKTAHFCSMCGPKFCSMRISQDIRDEYGSAESQAAIAGIYNGMREKSAEFLAAGAKVYLPELQVPRTQDA; this is translated from the coding sequence TTGAGCACCACCAAAACACAGCACAGCCCTGCCCAAAACAGCCCGGCCGAAGACACGGTTGTTACGCAGTCTTTGAAGTCCCATTCGCTCGCCTACGTTGAAGACCCAGCCAGCGGCATCCGCGTTCCGGTGACCGAAATTTCGCTTGAGCCCTCCCCCAACGGCCAGGCCAACGCGCCGTTGCAGGTCTACCGGACGGCCGGCCCCGGGAGCGATCCCGTAGTGGGGCTCGAACCATTCAGGTCCGCCTGGATTGAAGCCCGCGGCGACACCGCACCCTACACGGGCCGCGAACGTAACCTGCTCGACGACGGCAAGGCAGCTTTGCGGCGAGGCGCGGCCTCTGCGGAGTGGAAAGGGGCGCAGCCTGTGCCCCGCCGCGCCATCGAAGGCAAAACCGTCACCCAGATGTACTACGCACGCAATGGCGTAGTGACCCCCGAAATGCAGTTCGTCGCGTTGCGGGAGAACTGCGACGTTGAACTGGTCCGGAGCGAAGTGGCCGCCGGCCGGGCGATCATTCCCAACAACATCAACCACCCCGAGTCCGAGCCCATGATCATCGGCAAGGCCTTCCTGGTGAAGATCAACGCCAACATCGGAAACTCGGCCGTCACCAGTTCCATTGCCGAAGAGGTGGACAAACTGCAGTGGGCCACCCAGTGGGGCGCGGACACCGTTATGGACCTGTCCACCGGCGACGACATCCACACCACCCGCGAGTGGCTCATCCGGAACTCCCCGGTACCCATCGGCACAGTGCCCATCTACCAGGCGCTGGAGAAGGTCAATGGCGAGGCCAACAAACTCACGTGGGAGATCTTCCGCGACACCGTGATCGAGCAGTGCGAGCAGGGCGTGGACTACATGACCATCCACGCCGGTGTGCTGCTGAGGTATGTGCCGCTGACTGCCAACCGCGTCACGGGCATCGTCTCCCGCGGTGGCTCCATCATGGCCGGATGGTGCCTGGCCCACCACCAGGAGAACTTCCTCTACACGCACTTCGACGAGCTGTGCGAAATCTTCGCCCAGTACGACGTCGCGTTTTCCCTGGGAGACGGCCTGCGCCCGGGCGCCACGGCCGACGCCAACGACGCCGCACAATTTGCCGAACTCGATACTCTGGCCGAGCTGACCCAGCGTGCCTGGGAATACGACGTGCAGGTCATGGTGGAAGGTCCCGGGCATATTCCGTTCCATCTGGTCCGGGAGAACGTGGAGCGCCAGCAGGAACTGTGCAAGGGCGCTCCGTTCTATACACTGGGACCGTTGGTCACCGACGTCGCTCCCGGCTACGACCACATCACCTCCGCCATTGGTGCCACTGAAATCGCCCGGTACGGCACTGCCATGCTCTGCTACGTCACACCCAAGGAGCACCTGGGCCTGCCCAACAAGGACGACGTAAAGACGGGCGTAATCACCTACAAGATCGCGGCCCATGCCGCAGATCTGGCCAAGGGCCACCCCGGCGCACACGAACGCGATGATGCACTATCCAAAGCCAGGTTCGAATTCCGCTGGCGGGACCAGTTTGCCCTGTCCCTGGACCCGGTCACGGCGGAGTCCTTCCACGACGAAACCCTGCCGGCAGAGCCTGCCAAGACGGCACACTTCTGCTCGATGTGCGGTCCCAAGTTCTGCTCCATGCGCATCAGCCAGGACATCCGCGACGAGTATGGCTCGGCCGAATCACAAGCGGCCATCGCAGGGATATACAACGGCATGCGGGAAAAGAGTGCGGAATTCCTCGCCGCCGGCGCAAAGGTGTATCTGCCGGAACTCCAGGTACCCCGGACTCAGGACGCCTGA
- a CDS encoding alpha/beta fold hydrolase — translation MQKQRVVFLHGVGSFGAAAWPKQHGMALHYDALFLRRHGFDPADEPVESDVAADVAIVIQALADSGGGHVVAHEQGAIPAMLAAVERPDLIHSLVLVEPACLSLTAELPATASYRALMEPLYEVRGQLNDADYHREYYLRAFSAETGGLETLEAQRSARRLRLQAPPWEAPLHIVPGVPTLVLTGGWEPLYEEIAAYLQETGALRHVAAGGHRPQDSSDGDHIIRSFVADVGRTRSVQAS, via the coding sequence ATGCAGAAGCAGCGCGTAGTCTTCCTTCACGGAGTGGGCAGTTTCGGTGCTGCGGCGTGGCCGAAGCAGCACGGAATGGCCCTTCACTACGACGCCCTGTTTCTCCGCAGGCACGGCTTCGATCCCGCGGACGAGCCCGTAGAGTCCGATGTCGCTGCCGATGTTGCCATCGTGATCCAGGCTCTGGCTGATTCGGGCGGAGGTCACGTGGTGGCGCATGAGCAAGGTGCCATTCCTGCCATGCTGGCAGCCGTGGAGCGCCCGGACCTTATCCATTCCCTGGTCCTGGTGGAGCCGGCCTGCCTGTCCTTGACTGCGGAGCTTCCGGCCACTGCTTCTTACCGCGCATTGATGGAACCGCTGTATGAGGTGCGGGGCCAGCTTAACGACGCCGATTACCACCGCGAGTATTACCTGCGTGCCTTCTCCGCTGAAACAGGTGGCTTGGAAACCCTTGAGGCACAGCGCTCGGCCCGCCGCTTGAGGCTGCAGGCGCCCCCGTGGGAAGCGCCGCTGCACATCGTTCCCGGAGTACCCACCCTTGTCCTGACGGGCGGGTGGGAACCCCTGTACGAGGAAATTGCCGCGTACCTCCAGGAGACCGGTGCCCTCCGCCACGTTGCAGCGGGCGGGCACCGGCCCCAGGATTCATCTGACGGCGATCACATCATCCGCAGCTTCGTTGCGGACGTGGGACGGACCCGGTCGGTTCAGGCGTCCTGA